The following are from one region of the Halodesulfurarchaeum sp. HSR-GB genome:
- a CDS encoding winged helix-turn-helix transcriptional regulator has product MVEVLDDKREATRFRILVEIADRQPAVSQGEIADEVGVTSQAVSEYIRELVADGLVLKDGRSRYQVTNEGVDWLLSHTNDIRRFTDRVADDVLGGVQEDAAVAVEDIEVGETVTLEMRTGMLHAIPGSDGPATGTATTDATAGMEVGVSGFEGVIDFTPGEVAVHQVPPVRAGGSRNVNLDALAEACAESPLVLAAGVEATVALEQAGITPNVQFAVGEVAARAAERGVDVTVVATADEVGRVTDPLREAGTSYTVKE; this is encoded by the coding sequence ATGGTCGAGGTCCTCGATGACAAACGCGAGGCGACGCGATTTCGGATCCTCGTGGAGATCGCCGATCGCCAGCCAGCCGTGAGTCAGGGCGAGATCGCTGACGAGGTCGGAGTGACCAGTCAGGCGGTCTCGGAGTACATTCGCGAACTCGTCGCGGACGGCCTGGTTCTCAAGGACGGTCGGTCGCGCTATCAGGTGACAAACGAAGGTGTGGACTGGCTCTTGAGTCACACGAACGACATCCGCCGGTTCACCGATCGCGTCGCCGATGATGTCCTCGGGGGTGTCCAGGAGGACGCGGCCGTGGCCGTCGAGGACATCGAGGTCGGGGAGACGGTGACTCTCGAAATGCGAACCGGGATGCTCCATGCCATTCCGGGATCGGACGGTCCGGCGACCGGGACGGCGACGACCGACGCTACCGCGGGCATGGAAGTCGGCGTTTCCGGGTTCGAGGGCGTCATCGACTTTACGCCCGGCGAAGTCGCCGTCCACCAGGTTCCGCCCGTTCGGGCTGGCGGCAGCCGGAACGTCAACCTCGACGCCCTGGCCGAGGCGTGTGCGGAGAGTCCGCTCGTTCTGGCGGCCGGCGTCGAGGCGACGGTGGCTCTCGAACAGGCGGGTATTACCCCGAACGTCCAGTTTGCCGTAGGCGAAGTGGCGGCCCGGGCGGCCGAACGTGGCGTGGACGTGACTGTCGTTGCCACGGCTGACGAAGTCGGGCGGGTGACGGATCCGCTTCGCGAGGCCGGAACCTCCTACACGGTCAA
- a CDS encoding metallophosphoesterase has protein sequence MDPFQDVTTADRAVYLPSQDTLVLADLHLGRVRSSRVELPLGEQADLMDRLDGLLETYQPSDVVVAGDLIHNFDTLSISVRDAVDTLTRTVTATGATLTVTAGNHDGLLDRLDSIDPVPAVQLGDTVVLHGHERPTVDADRYIIGHEHPAIRIEGVRHPCTLACPDQVDGAAVLVLPAFSRVASGTIVNGQTAADTMSPLLTALDRCRPIISTDDGPLEFPSLGELRSHL, from the coding sequence GTGGACCCGTTCCAGGATGTCACCACCGCAGATCGGGCGGTGTATCTCCCGTCCCAGGATACACTCGTCCTCGCTGACCTGCATCTGGGCCGTGTCCGGTCCTCGCGCGTCGAACTCCCGCTGGGCGAGCAGGCGGATCTCATGGATCGACTCGACGGCCTGCTCGAAACGTATCAGCCGTCGGACGTCGTCGTGGCTGGCGATCTGATTCACAACTTCGACACGCTCTCGATTTCGGTCCGGGACGCGGTGGACACACTCACGCGGACGGTCACAGCGACTGGCGCGACCCTTACCGTAACCGCTGGCAATCACGACGGATTGCTCGACCGCCTGGACTCGATCGACCCGGTTCCAGCCGTGCAACTCGGCGACACGGTCGTCCTCCACGGCCACGAACGACCGACGGTCGACGCCGACCGATACATCATCGGCCACGAACACCCGGCCATCCGGATCGAAGGGGTTCGACATCCGTGTACGCTTGCCTGTCCGGATCAAGTAGACGGGGCGGCGGTTCTGGTACTCCCCGCGTTCAGTCGTGTCGCCAGTGGAACGATCGTAAACGGACAGACGGCTGCAGATACCATGTCACCGCTGCTGACGGCACTCGATCGCTGCCGGCCGATAATTTCGACCGACGACGGGCCACTCGAATTTCCGTCGCTCGGCGAATTACGTTCCCACCTCTGA